In Pseudomonas alcaliphila JAB1, a single window of DNA contains:
- a CDS encoding HDOD domain-containing protein, which yields MTASADCVEVLIAEADPWTANLLQQLVLDVCGDARVLQVSDGQAALARCKRRLPDLVIADGELPGLDGLELLRQSRRHPRTPALPFVLISGRLDASSVRAARPLAPSAYLAKPFNAESLRQRLRTLLPAPAAAVAVRQPLLLSELRDYLDTVREEGQGAPLLSDVRNAVSQGLQAGEQDLGELEAVFGSDPQITALLIAAASTAAQHQGVPCHTLTQALQRLGVARTLNLVLGLALQRNAQLRDPRLAELAAHTWQQARRSAELARWLALELKLDAELCYTAGLLHNLGELALLRSLQDWQEAGGELSNEQIDDAMLRRSASFGSALRIRWRLPFGLRELIAALYGLGSGVFSREALVLNLTGLLLALPNNELPASLVEARCVRMLRLDLALLERVPVALYQAS from the coding sequence ATGACCGCTTCAGCTGATTGTGTGGAAGTCCTGATTGCCGAGGCGGATCCCTGGACGGCCAACCTGTTGCAGCAGCTGGTACTCGATGTGTGTGGCGATGCCCGTGTACTGCAGGTCAGCGATGGTCAGGCGGCTCTGGCGCGCTGCAAGCGGCGCTTGCCCGATCTGGTGATCGCCGATGGCGAGCTGCCGGGGCTCGACGGCCTGGAGCTGCTGCGCCAGTCGCGCCGTCACCCGCGTACACCGGCGCTGCCGTTCGTGCTCATCAGTGGTCGCCTGGATGCCAGCAGCGTGCGCGCCGCGCGGCCGCTGGCGCCCAGTGCCTATCTGGCCAAGCCCTTCAATGCCGAGAGTCTGCGTCAGCGCCTGCGCACGTTGTTGCCTGCGCCTGCGGCCGCGGTGGCGGTGCGTCAGCCGCTGTTGCTCAGCGAGCTGCGTGACTATCTCGATACGGTGCGCGAAGAGGGGCAGGGCGCGCCGCTGCTCAGCGATGTACGCAATGCCGTGAGTCAGGGGCTGCAGGCCGGCGAGCAGGACCTGGGCGAACTGGAGGCGGTGTTCGGCAGCGACCCGCAGATCACCGCGCTGCTGATTGCCGCAGCCAGCACCGCCGCGCAGCATCAGGGTGTGCCTTGTCATACCCTGACCCAGGCGCTGCAGCGCCTGGGTGTGGCGCGCACGCTGAATCTGGTGCTGGGCCTGGCGCTGCAGCGCAATGCCCAGCTGCGTGACCCACGCCTGGCAGAATTGGCTGCGCATACCTGGCAGCAGGCGCGACGCAGCGCCGAGCTGGCGCGTTGGCTGGCGCTCGAACTGAAGCTGGACGCCGAGCTCTGCTACACCGCCGGTCTGCTGCACAATCTGGGCGAACTGGCCCTGCTGCGCAGTCTGCAGGACTGGCAGGAAGCGGGTGGTGAACTGAGCAATGAGCAGATCGACGATGCGATGCTGCGCCGCTCGGCGAGCTTCGGTTCGGCCCTGCGTATCCGCTGGCGATTGCCGTTCGGCCTGCGAGAGCTGATCGCAGCGCTCTATGGCCTGGGCAGCGGCGTGTTCTCGCGTGAGGCGCTGGTGCTCAACCTCACCGGTCTGTTGCTGGCCCTGCCGAACAACGAGCTGCCAGCCAGCCTGGTCGAAGCGCGCTGCGTGCGCATGTTGCGCTTGGACCTGGCGCTGCTCGAGCGCGTGCCGGTGGCGCTCTATCAGGCTTCCTGA
- the rpmG gene encoding 50S ribosomal protein L33 has protein sequence MRELIRLVSSAGTGHFYTTDKNKRTTPDKIEIKKFDPVVRKHVMYKEAKIK, from the coding sequence ATGCGTGAACTGATCCGTTTGGTGTCCAGCGCCGGTACCGGCCACTTCTACACCACCGACAAGAACAAGCGCACCACCCCCGACAAGATCGAAATCAAGAAATTCGATCCGGTCGTACGCAAGCACGTGATGTACAAGGAAGCCAAGATCAAGTAA
- the rpmB gene encoding 50S ribosomal protein L28, with amino-acid sequence MSRVCQVTGKGPVTGNNISHANNKTRRRFLPNLQHHRFWVESEKRFVRLRVSAKGMRVIDKRGIDVVLAELRARGEKV; translated from the coding sequence ATGTCGAGAGTCTGTCAAGTTACCGGTAAGGGTCCGGTAACCGGGAACAACATTTCCCACGCAAACAACAAAACCCGTCGTCGTTTCCTGCCGAACCTGCAGCACCATCGCTTCTGGGTCGAGTCCGAGAAGCGCTTCGTGCGTCTGCGCGTATCTGCCAAAGGCATGCGCGTCATCGACAAGCGTGGCATCGACGTAGTGCTGGCTGAGCTGCGCGCTCGCGGCGAAAAGGTTTAA
- a CDS encoding ABC transporter substrate-binding protein, which yields MRLLLAALLCTPILAQAATLSVCTEASPEGFDVVQYNSLTTTNASADMLMNRLVEFDAEQGKLLPSLARSWSISADGLVYDFTLRDDVQFHHSADFTPSRTLDAQDVLFSFQRMLDEQHPWHAVAASGYPHAQSMQWPSLIAKIEAPDAHRVRITLNRRDATFLATLSMGFASIYSAEYADQLMAAGTPQKLNSAPIGSGPFAFERFQKDAVVRYRANPGYFAGKPGVDRVIFAITPDSNVRLQKLRRGECQIALSPKPQDVQAIAGDAKLKSAQTAAFMTAFVGINSQHPPLDKPQVRQAINLAFDKASYVKAVFEGSAEPANGPYPPNTWSYASELPGYAHEPAKARALLAEAGLADGFKTTIWTRPSGSLLNPNPSLGAQLLQADLAKVGIDAEIRVIEWGELIRRAKAGEHDLLFMGWAGDNGDPDNFLTPQFACASVQSGLNFARYCDATLDKLIAEGKASSDQDQRSRLYHQAQQIIQEQALWLPLAHPTAFALLNSKVEGYKVSPFGRQNFASVQMAP from the coding sequence ATGCGCCTGTTGCTCGCTGCTCTACTGTGCACCCCGATCCTGGCCCAGGCCGCCACCCTCAGCGTATGCACCGAAGCCAGCCCGGAGGGTTTCGACGTGGTGCAGTACAACTCGCTGACCACCACCAATGCCTCGGCCGACATGCTGATGAACCGCCTGGTGGAGTTCGACGCCGAGCAAGGCAAACTGCTGCCGAGCCTGGCGCGCAGCTGGTCGATCTCCGCCGACGGCCTGGTCTACGACTTCACCCTGCGCGACGACGTGCAGTTTCACCACAGCGCCGACTTCACGCCCAGCCGCACTCTCGATGCCCAGGACGTGCTGTTCAGCTTCCAGCGCATGCTCGACGAGCAGCACCCCTGGCACGCGGTCGCTGCCAGCGGTTATCCACATGCCCAGTCGATGCAGTGGCCAAGCCTGATCGCCAAGATCGAGGCGCCGGATGCGCACCGCGTACGCATCACCCTGAACCGCCGCGATGCGACCTTCCTCGCCACCCTGAGCATGGGCTTCGCTTCAATCTATTCCGCCGAATACGCCGACCAGCTGATGGCCGCCGGCACCCCGCAGAAGCTCAACAGCGCGCCCATCGGCAGCGGTCCGTTCGCCTTCGAGCGTTTCCAGAAGGATGCCGTGGTGCGCTACCGCGCCAACCCGGGGTATTTCGCCGGCAAGCCGGGCGTGGACCGGGTGATCTTCGCCATCACCCCAGACAGCAACGTGCGCCTGCAGAAGCTGCGCCGTGGCGAATGCCAGATCGCCCTGTCGCCGAAGCCGCAGGACGTGCAGGCCATCGCCGGCGACGCCAAGCTGAAAAGCGCACAGACCGCCGCGTTCATGACCGCCTTCGTCGGCATCAACAGCCAGCATCCACCACTGGACAAACCGCAAGTGCGCCAGGCGATCAACCTGGCCTTCGACAAGGCCAGCTACGTCAAGGCCGTGTTCGAGGGCAGCGCCGAGCCGGCCAATGGCCCGTACCCGCCGAACACCTGGAGCTACGCCAGCGAACTGCCCGGCTACGCGCATGAGCCGGCAAAAGCACGCGCTTTGCTGGCCGAAGCAGGCCTAGCTGACGGCTTCAAGACCACCATCTGGACGCGCCCCAGCGGCAGCCTGCTCAACCCCAACCCGAGCCTCGGCGCGCAACTGCTGCAGGCAGACCTGGCCAAGGTCGGCATTGACGCTGAAATCCGCGTGATCGAGTGGGGCGAACTGATCCGCCGCGCCAAGGCCGGCGAGCACGACCTGCTGTTCATGGGCTGGGCTGGCGACAACGGCGACCCGGACAACTTTCTCACCCCGCAATTCGCTTGCGCCTCGGTGCAGTCCGGGCTGAACTTCGCCCGCTACTGCGACGCAACGCTGGACAAGCTGATCGCGGAAGGCAAGGCCAGCAGCGACCAGGATCAGCGCAGCCGCCTTTATCACCAGGCGCAGCAGATCATTCAGGAGCAGGCGCTGTGGCTACCGTTGGCCCACCCCACCGCCTTCGCGCTGCTCAATAGCAAGGTCGAGGGTTACAAGGTCAGCCCGTTTGGCCGGCAGAATTTTGCTTCGGTGCAGATGGCACCCTGA
- the radC gene encoding DNA repair protein RadC produces MSIRDWPAAERPREKLLEQGAASLTDAELLAIFLRTGVTGKSAVDLARYLLSEFGSLRALLEADLAGFSQHLGLGPAKYAQLQAVLEMSRRHLAERLRRDSALESPQAVRDYLKAQLRHEPHEVFGCLFLDAKHRVLAFEVLFRGSIDSASVYPRQVVKRALANNAAAVILTHNHPSGVSEPSQADRVLTQRLKDALALVEVRVLDHFIVGDGEPLSMAELGWM; encoded by the coding sequence ATGAGCATTCGCGACTGGCCTGCGGCAGAGCGTCCGCGGGAGAAATTGCTGGAGCAGGGCGCGGCGTCGCTGACCGACGCCGAACTGTTGGCGATCTTTCTGCGTACCGGGGTGACCGGCAAGAGTGCGGTGGATCTGGCGCGCTATCTGCTCAGCGAATTCGGCAGCCTGAGGGCTCTGCTCGAAGCCGATCTGGCTGGCTTCAGCCAGCACCTCGGCCTGGGCCCGGCCAAGTACGCGCAACTGCAGGCGGTGCTGGAGATGTCGCGGCGCCATCTGGCCGAGCGCCTGCGCCGCGATTCAGCGCTGGAAAGTCCGCAGGCGGTGCGCGACTACCTCAAGGCGCAGCTGCGCCACGAGCCACATGAGGTGTTCGGCTGCCTGTTCCTCGATGCCAAGCACCGCGTGCTGGCCTTCGAGGTACTGTTTCGCGGCAGCATCGACAGCGCCAGCGTTTATCCCAGGCAGGTGGTCAAGCGTGCGCTGGCCAACAATGCCGCCGCCGTCATCCTTACCCATAACCACCCATCGGGTGTGTCGGAACCCAGCCAGGCCGACCGCGTACTGACCCAGCGACTCAAGGATGCTCTGGCACTGGTCGAGGTGCGCGTGCTCGATCACTTCATCGTCGGCGATGGCGAGCCGCTATCGATGGCCGAGCTGGGCTGGATGTAG
- the ltrA gene encoding group II intron reverse transcriptase/maturase codes for MKTQPATPVASAPSGGVMNWHDLDWATIQQAVRKTQLKIAQATQEGNWRRVKRLQRMLTYSFYGRCLAVRRVTENRGRKTPGVDGETWGSPQAKLRAVGSLSKQRGYRPKPLRRVWIPKPGKLEERPLGIPTMLDRAMQALHLQALEPVIESTSDPKSYGFRPDRSTADAMVELFHLLSPQTAPVWILEGDIKGFFDNINHEWLCRNVSMDTKVLRKWLKAGVIDRRQLMATEAGTPQGGIISPCLANATLNGLETQLKRHLAKKLGIKKAEKTKVQCVRYADDFVILAASKEVLEEEVKPWVEQFLSVRGVELSREKTRITHIHQGFDFLGWNFRKYVPKSPRRKAKLLIKPSKKNASALYRKVREIIKSSGALTQEALIGQLNPVLKGWAQYHSPVVAKQTFSRLDHLIFWRIWRWAKRRHPRKSADWIRNKYFRSIGGQSWVFAYPYKNGKGERQHRRLYQLAGTAIVRHKRLPGSYTPYDAAHELKWEALRVQRMQHKLRYRGQILSIFRRQKGLCALCGQAVSKETGWHDHHVIRRVDGGSDTLRNRTLLHPNCHALAHSRQKDTPLRFSGL; via the coding sequence ATGAAAACGCAACCAGCAACACCGGTCGCGTCTGCGCCCTCCGGCGGAGTGATGAATTGGCACGATCTTGATTGGGCCACCATTCAGCAAGCCGTTCGGAAAACGCAGCTAAAGATTGCGCAGGCAACACAGGAAGGTAACTGGCGCAGGGTTAAACGCCTGCAACGGATGCTGACCTATTCGTTTTACGGCCGCTGTTTGGCTGTACGACGAGTCACGGAGAACCGGGGTCGTAAGACTCCGGGCGTCGATGGAGAAACCTGGGGATCGCCCCAGGCCAAGCTCCGTGCTGTGGGAAGTCTGTCGAAACAACGGGGTTATCGGCCCAAACCGCTACGGCGGGTCTGGATACCGAAACCCGGCAAGCTGGAGGAGCGCCCGCTGGGTATCCCGACGATGCTGGATCGGGCCATGCAGGCGCTGCATCTGCAAGCGTTGGAGCCTGTAATCGAAAGCACCAGCGATCCGAAGTCCTATGGATTTCGCCCGGATCGTTCGACTGCTGACGCAATGGTTGAGCTTTTCCACCTGCTGTCGCCGCAAACGGCGCCGGTCTGGATTCTGGAAGGCGACATCAAGGGCTTCTTCGACAACATCAACCACGAATGGCTGTGTCGGAATGTCTCGATGGACACGAAGGTACTGCGCAAGTGGTTAAAAGCCGGGGTTATCGACCGGCGACAACTCATGGCAACGGAAGCCGGGACGCCGCAGGGTGGAATTATTTCGCCCTGTCTGGCCAATGCCACTCTGAACGGTCTGGAAACTCAGCTGAAACGTCATCTGGCGAAGAAGCTAGGCATCAAGAAGGCCGAGAAGACCAAGGTGCAGTGTGTACGGTATGCGGACGACTTCGTGATCCTGGCGGCTTCGAAAGAGGTGCTGGAGGAAGAGGTCAAGCCCTGGGTAGAGCAATTCCTGTCAGTACGAGGGGTTGAGTTATCTCGGGAGAAAACGCGCATCACGCACATTCACCAGGGATTCGATTTCTTGGGGTGGAATTTCAGGAAGTACGTGCCGAAGTCACCACGCAGGAAGGCCAAGCTGCTGATCAAGCCCTCGAAGAAGAACGCCTCGGCGTTGTATCGGAAGGTGCGCGAGATCATCAAAAGTAGTGGGGCACTGACGCAGGAAGCGTTGATCGGCCAACTGAACCCGGTACTGAAGGGGTGGGCACAATACCACTCCCCGGTCGTGGCAAAACAAACCTTCAGCAGGCTGGATCATCTGATCTTTTGGCGAATCTGGAGGTGGGCGAAACGTAGGCATCCGAGGAAGTCGGCTGATTGGATCAGGAATAAATACTTCCGATCCATAGGCGGGCAGAGCTGGGTGTTCGCGTACCCCTACAAGAATGGTAAGGGGGAACGGCAGCATCGTCGGTTATACCAACTGGCGGGCACCGCAATCGTGCGTCACAAGCGTCTGCCGGGGAGTTACACACCCTACGATGCGGCACACGAGCTGAAGTGGGAGGCACTGAGGGTTCAACGGATGCAGCACAAGCTGCGTTATCGGGGGCAAATACTCAGTATCTTCCGCAGACAAAAGGGGCTTTGTGCCCTTTGCGGGCAAGCGGTGAGTAAGGAAACGGGCTGGCACGATCACCACGTCATCAGGCGTGTGGACGGCGGCTCGGATACTTTACGTAATCGCACACTGCTTCATCCCAACTGCCATGCGCTGGCTCATAGTCGGCAAAAAGATACACCTCTACGGTTTAGTGGTTTATAG
- the coaBC gene encoding bifunctional phosphopantothenoylcysteine decarboxylase/phosphopantothenate--cysteine ligase CoaBC, whose amino-acid sequence MQRLYRKRIIVGVGGGIAAYKSAELVRRLKDQGAEVRVVMTQGGREFITPLTLQALSGHPVHLDLLDPAAEAAMGHIELARWADLILIAPATADLIARLAQGLANDLLTTLVLATDAPIALAPAMNQAMWRDAATQANLELLQSRGMRLFGPASGSQACGDVGLGRMLEANDLAQLAADCFQRQALDGLHILITAGPTQENIDPVRYITNHSSGKMGFALAEAAAEAGARVTLVSGPVHLPTPDRVSRIDVVSARDMLAACEAAMPCDVLIAAAAVADYRPEVVAQHKLKKDPSSGEGMLLQMVRNPDILATIAGREDRPFSVGFAAETENLLEYASRKLRDKNLDLIVANDVANPSIGFNSEENAITVIDRGLQQTSFAQTSKGKIARQLITLIAERLNKN is encoded by the coding sequence ATGCAGCGGCTGTATCGCAAACGCATCATCGTCGGCGTGGGGGGCGGTATTGCTGCCTACAAGAGCGCCGAACTGGTTCGCCGACTCAAGGATCAAGGCGCCGAAGTCCGCGTGGTGATGACCCAGGGCGGACGCGAGTTCATCACCCCGCTGACCCTGCAGGCCCTGTCCGGCCACCCCGTGCACCTCGACCTGCTCGACCCGGCCGCCGAAGCGGCGATGGGCCATATCGAGCTGGCGCGCTGGGCCGATCTGATCCTCATCGCTCCTGCCACCGCCGACCTTATCGCGCGCCTCGCGCAGGGCCTGGCCAACGACCTGCTGACCACCCTGGTACTGGCTACCGATGCGCCGATTGCCCTGGCTCCGGCGATGAACCAGGCCATGTGGCGCGACGCCGCCACCCAGGCCAACCTCGAACTGCTGCAAAGTCGCGGCATGCGCCTGTTCGGCCCGGCATCCGGCAGCCAGGCCTGTGGCGATGTCGGCCTCGGTCGCATGCTCGAAGCCAATGATCTGGCCCAGCTGGCCGCCGACTGCTTCCAGCGCCAGGCGCTCGATGGCCTGCATATCCTGATCACCGCCGGCCCGACTCAGGAAAACATCGACCCGGTGCGCTACATCACCAACCACAGCTCCGGCAAGATGGGCTTCGCCCTGGCCGAGGCCGCCGCCGAAGCCGGCGCGCGCGTGACCCTGGTCAGCGGCCCGGTGCACCTGCCGACGCCGGACCGGGTCAGCCGCATCGACGTGGTCAGCGCCCGCGACATGCTTGCCGCTTGCGAAGCGGCGATGCCCTGCGACGTGCTGATCGCCGCCGCCGCGGTGGCCGACTACCGCCCGGAAGTGGTAGCCCAGCACAAATTGAAGAAAGACCCCAGCAGTGGCGAAGGGATGCTCCTGCAAATGGTGCGCAACCCGGATATCCTCGCCACCATCGCCGGCCGCGAGGATCGCCCGTTCAGCGTGGGCTTCGCGGCCGAGACCGAGAACCTGCTCGAATACGCCTCGCGCAAGCTGCGCGACAAGAATCTCGACCTGATCGTCGCCAATGACGTGGCCAACCCCAGCATCGGCTTCAATAGTGAAGAGAACGCCATCACCGTGATCGACCGTGGGCTGCAGCAAACCAGTTTCGCCCAGACCAGCAAGGGCAAGATCGCCCGCCAGTTGATCACCCTTATCGCCGAACGACTGAACAAGAACTGA
- the dut gene encoding dUTP diphosphatase, with protein MHALQAKILDPRLGQEFPLPQYATPGSAGLDLRAMLKEEIVLEPGQTVLIPTGLSIYIGDPGLAAMILPRSGLGHKHGIVLGNLVGLIDSDYQGELMVSCWNRGQTPFTIAIGERIAQLVLVPVVQAHFELVEQFDETQRGAGGFGHSGSH; from the coding sequence ATGCACGCTCTGCAAGCCAAGATCCTCGATCCTCGCCTCGGCCAGGAATTCCCGCTGCCGCAATACGCCACACCCGGTTCCGCCGGCCTCGACCTGCGCGCCATGCTCAAGGAGGAGATCGTCCTCGAGCCAGGCCAGACCGTGCTGATCCCCACCGGCCTGTCGATCTACATCGGCGACCCTGGCCTGGCCGCGATGATCCTGCCGCGCTCGGGCCTGGGCCACAAACACGGCATCGTGCTCGGCAACCTGGTCGGCCTGATCGACTCGGACTACCAGGGCGAACTGATGGTGTCGTGCTGGAACCGTGGCCAGACGCCTTTCACCATCGCCATCGGCGAGCGCATCGCGCAGTTGGTGCTGGTGCCGGTGGTGCAGGCTCACTTCGAGCTGGTCGAGCAGTTCGACGAGACCCAGCGTGGCGCCGGCGGCTTCGGCCACTCCGGTAGCCACTGA
- the algC gene encoding phosphomannomutase/phosphoglucomutase, whose amino-acid sequence MSTSQSAPTLPADIFRAYDIRGVVGDTLTAEYAYWIGRAIGSQSLAQGEPKVIVGRDGRLSGPELLQQLVQGLLDCGCEVTDIGMVPTPVVYFAANVLEGRSAVMLTGSHNPPDYNGFKIIIAGDTLANEQILALKTRLDNNDLATGVGSVQQVDVLQRYFKTIRDDIALAKPLRVVVDCGNGAAGVIAPQLIEALGCSVIPLFCEVDGTFPNHHPDPGKPENLVDLIARVKAENADLGLAFDGDGDRVGVVTNTGNIVYPDRLLMLFAKDVVSRNPGADIIFDVKCTRRLTPLISGYGGRPVMWKTGHSLIKKKMKETGALLAGEMSGHIFFKERWYGFDDGIYSAARLLEILSLEKRNAEQVFSAFPSDISTPEINIKVTEQTKFGMIERLQREGQWGEANITSIDGVRVDYPKGWGLIRASNTTPVLVLRFEADTQEELERIQDVFRTQLLKVAPDLQLPF is encoded by the coding sequence ATGAGCACTAGCCAAAGCGCCCCTACACTTCCCGCCGACATTTTCCGCGCCTACGACATCCGTGGCGTGGTGGGCGACACCCTGACCGCCGAATATGCCTACTGGATTGGCCGCGCCATCGGCTCGCAGAGCCTGGCCCAGGGCGAGCCCAAGGTCATCGTCGGCCGCGACGGCCGCCTCTCCGGCCCGGAACTGCTGCAGCAACTGGTACAAGGCCTGCTCGACTGCGGCTGCGAAGTGACCGATATCGGCATGGTGCCGACCCCGGTGGTGTACTTCGCTGCCAACGTGCTGGAAGGCCGCTCGGCCGTGATGCTCACCGGCAGCCACAATCCGCCGGACTACAACGGCTTCAAGATCATCATCGCTGGCGACACCCTGGCCAACGAACAGATCCTCGCGCTGAAGACGCGCCTGGACAACAACGACCTGGCCACAGGCGTCGGCAGCGTGCAGCAGGTCGACGTGCTGCAACGCTACTTCAAGACCATTCGCGACGACATCGCCCTGGCCAAGCCACTGCGCGTGGTGGTCGACTGCGGCAATGGCGCCGCTGGCGTGATCGCCCCACAACTGATCGAAGCCCTGGGCTGCAGCGTGATTCCGCTGTTCTGCGAAGTGGATGGCACCTTCCCCAATCACCACCCGGATCCGGGCAAACCGGAAAACCTGGTCGACCTGATCGCCCGCGTCAAAGCGGAAAACGCCGACCTGGGCCTGGCCTTCGACGGCGACGGTGACCGTGTCGGCGTGGTGACCAACACCGGCAACATCGTCTACCCCGACCGCCTGCTGATGCTGTTCGCCAAGGACGTGGTCTCGCGCAACCCCGGCGCCGACATCATCTTCGACGTCAAATGCACCCGTCGCCTGACCCCGCTGATCAGCGGCTACGGCGGTCGCCCGGTGATGTGGAAGACCGGCCATTCGCTGATCAAGAAGAAAATGAAGGAAACCGGTGCCCTGCTGGCCGGCGAGATGAGCGGTCACATCTTCTTCAAGGAGCGCTGGTACGGTTTCGACGACGGCATCTACAGCGCTGCCCGTCTGCTGGAAATCCTCAGCCTGGAAAAACGCAACGCCGAGCAGGTGTTCAGCGCCTTCCCCAGCGACATTTCCACGCCGGAAATCAACATCAAGGTCACCGAGCAGACCAAGTTCGGCATGATCGAACGCCTACAGCGTGAAGGCCAGTGGGGCGAGGCGAACATCACCAGCATCGACGGTGTACGCGTCGACTATCCCAAGGGCTGGGGCCTGATTCGTGCGTCCAACACCACACCGGTGCTGGTGCTGCGCTTCGAGGCCGACACCCAGGAAGAGCTGGAGCGTATCCAGGACGTGTTCCGCACCCAACTGCTCAAGGTCGCCCCCGACCTGCAACTGCCCTTTTGA
- the argB gene encoding acetylglutamate kinase, whose translation MTLERDAAAQVAKVLSEALPYIRRFVGKTLVIKYGGNAMESEELKQGFARDIVLMKAVGINPVVVHGGGPQIGDLLGRLSIESHFIDGMRVTDTATMDVVEMVLGGQVNKSIVNLINQHGGSAIGLTGKDAGLIRAKKLTVSRQTPEMTQPEIIDIGHVGEVTGVNTDLLNMLVKGDFIPVIAPIGVGPGGESYNINADLVAGKVAEALKAEKLMLLTNIAGLMNKQGEVLTGLTTEQVNDLIADGTIYGGMLPKIKCALEAVQGGVTSSHIIDGRVPNAVLLEIFTDIGNGTMISNRKRP comes from the coding sequence ATGACCCTCGAGCGTGACGCCGCTGCCCAGGTTGCCAAGGTACTGTCCGAAGCCCTGCCCTACATTCGCCGCTTCGTCGGCAAGACCCTAGTGATCAAGTACGGCGGCAACGCCATGGAAAGCGAGGAGCTCAAGCAGGGCTTCGCCCGCGACATCGTGCTGATGAAGGCGGTCGGCATCAACCCGGTGGTGGTGCACGGCGGTGGCCCGCAGATCGGTGATCTGCTGGGGCGCCTGTCCATCGAGAGCCACTTCATCGACGGTATGCGTGTCACCGACACCGCCACCATGGACGTGGTGGAAATGGTGCTCGGCGGCCAGGTCAACAAGAGCATCGTCAACCTGATCAACCAGCACGGCGGCAGCGCCATCGGCCTGACCGGTAAGGATGCCGGCCTGATCCGCGCCAAGAAGCTCACGGTCAGCCGCCAGACGCCTGAGATGACTCAACCGGAAATCATCGATATCGGCCATGTCGGCGAGGTTACCGGGGTTAATACCGACCTGCTCAACATGCTGGTCAAGGGCGACTTCATCCCGGTCATCGCACCCATCGGCGTCGGCCCGGGCGGTGAGTCCTACAACATCAATGCCGACCTGGTCGCTGGCAAGGTGGCTGAGGCGCTGAAGGCCGAGAAACTGATGTTGCTGACCAACATCGCCGGCCTGATGAACAAGCAGGGTGAGGTGCTCACCGGCCTCACCACCGAGCAGGTCAACGATCTTATTGCCGACGGCACCATCTACGGCGGCATGCTGCCGAAGATCAAATGCGCCCTGGAAGCGGTGCAGGGTGGCGTGACCAGTTCGCACATCATCGATGGCCGTGTACCCAATGCAGTGCTGCTGGAGATCTTCACCGATATCGGCAACGGCACCATGATCAGCAACCGCAAGCGCCCTTAA
- a CDS encoding thioesterase family protein yields MSSLPELSQFSFFHALRVRWAEVDPQSIVFNGHYLTYADVAITEYFRTLGVAYPGDLAQDGGDFFAIRTLLEYRAPARFDDQLQIGVRSARLGRSSLTFALGIWRDGELLTSGEIVYVHADGATRSSAPLPQWLREKIENFEKTQPQG; encoded by the coding sequence ATGAGCAGCCTGCCCGAACTCAGCCAGTTCAGTTTTTTCCACGCCTTGCGCGTGCGTTGGGCCGAAGTCGATCCGCAAAGCATCGTCTTCAACGGCCACTACCTGACTTACGCCGACGTTGCCATCACCGAATACTTTCGCACGCTGGGCGTCGCCTATCCGGGTGACCTGGCACAGGACGGCGGCGATTTCTTCGCCATCCGCACCTTGCTCGAATACCGCGCCCCGGCGCGCTTCGACGATCAACTGCAGATTGGCGTGCGCAGCGCGCGTCTGGGTCGTTCCAGCCTGACCTTTGCGCTCGGCATCTGGCGCGACGGCGAGCTACTGACCAGCGGCGAAATCGTCTATGTTCACGCCGACGGCGCGACACGCAGCAGCGCCCCGCTGCCGCAGTGGCTCAGGGAAAAGATCGAGAATTTCGAGAAGACTCAGCCGCAAGGCTGA